Proteins from a single region of Fusobacterium gonidiaformans ATCC 25563:
- a CDS encoding LytR C-terminal domain-containing protein yields the protein MNMRKVYNGVILVLIAILVILLYFNFRGNQISLSEHDRMLFIGKKNLVAVYEDKLAVDIPFEIHTNKEMTFGDLVKKKEYEEVLRKVNDILPEKIEKYAVVKYGEIDYKVKNAKKLPETTIDESRYALASSIYSMFDELYREANTADVLNQNIIVDVLNANGRGGYARKTGELLTQNLSMKYNAANYEKNQEESYIILNDISMDKARDIVMTLPEKYFKIQAKPVVPTLANVVIVLGKEQNLPFAISIEGSEANIKKAAANLKKAGYKTIKTSTKSGNEKSFIEYRKEDYFIAYKIAKMLDIQDMVEKDSLSDKVDIHLQ from the coding sequence AGGAAACCAAATTAGTTTGTCAGAGCATGATAGAATGTTATTCATTGGAAAGAAAAATTTAGTAGCAGTTTATGAAGATAAGCTGGCTGTGGATATTCCTTTTGAAATACATACCAATAAGGAAATGACATTTGGAGATTTAGTAAAGAAAAAAGAATATGAAGAAGTGTTAAGAAAAGTCAATGATATTCTTCCTGAGAAAATTGAAAAATATGCAGTTGTAAAATATGGAGAAATTGACTATAAGGTGAAGAATGCAAAAAAATTACCGGAAACTACCATTGATGAATCTCGTTATGCTTTGGCATCTAGTATTTACAGTATGTTTGATGAATTGTATCGAGAAGCAAATACTGCTGATGTCTTAAATCAAAATATTATTGTAGATGTTTTGAATGCCAATGGAAGAGGAGGATATGCTCGTAAAACAGGAGAGTTACTGACTCAAAATTTATCGATGAAGTATAATGCGGCTAACTATGAAAAAAATCAGGAAGAAAGTTATATTATCTTAAATGATATTTCTATGGATAAGGCAAGAGATATTGTGATGACCTTACCAGAAAAGTATTTTAAAATCCAAGCAAAGCCTGTTGTTCCTACTTTAGCGAATGTCGTTATTGTATTGGGAAAAGAACAAAATCTACCTTTTGCTATTTCCATCGAAGGGTCAGAAGCGAATATTAAAAAAGCAGCAGCTAATTTGAAAAAAGCAGGATATAAGACAATAAAGACAAGTACAAAATCAGGAAATGAGAAATCATTCATTGAATATCGAAAAGAAGATTATTTTATCGCCTATAAAATAGCAAAAATGCTAGATATTCAAGATATGGTAGAAAAAGATTCCTTATCTGATAAAGTTGATATTCATCTACAATAA
- the mrdA gene encoding penicillin-binding protein 2 — MRRKKSDFFLGVENNSRGKIYLGVIVLFFFILLVRMFYLQVLQGKEYRYLSEKNQFKLKKITSPRGQIFDSTGKLIVTNGVGYRLVYLRERNNEEEYVNAIADLTGYEKEYILKRIKYGEIFPYTRENVLIEDLEEEKAYKLMEKIVDYPYLEVQAYSKRKYLYDSVAAHSIGYVKKISKKEYELLKEQGYTPRDVVGKEGLEKQYDRELKGEDGYEYIEVNAFNKIQRQMESKEPIPGKNLYLSLNMELQQYMEEQYREEGRAGAFIALDAKTGEIITLVSYPTFSLNMFSSQISQTVWNEIMNDKRRPLGNKAVAGEYPPGSVFKVISALAFLESGIDPKQKYLDANGYYQIGKWKWRAWKRGGHGLVDMKKSLVESANPYYYRLADQVGYKPIAEMAKRFGLGSLTGVDIPGEKMGAIPTPEWKKKKIKASWVKGDSILMSIGQGYDLVTPLQIAKAYSIIANKGYAYSPHLVKYLEDVKTKKREKVVGKRIEVKSVPKAHYDIINEALIATVSQDNGTTRILRNPKYLVAAKSGSAQNSQSKTTHAWVAGYFPANDPEIVFTALLTAAGGGGAVAGGMTKKFMDKYDEMKNPPPKVEKMEETNNE; from the coding sequence ATGAGAAGAAAAAAAAGTGACTTTTTCTTAGGTGTGGAAAATAATAGTCGTGGAAAGATATATTTGGGAGTAATTGTACTTTTTTTCTTCATCCTTTTAGTGAGAATGTTTTACTTACAAGTATTACAAGGAAAAGAGTATCGATATTTATCAGAAAAAAATCAATTCAAATTAAAAAAAATTACTTCTCCTAGAGGACAAATTTTTGATAGTACTGGGAAGTTGATTGTTACTAACGGAGTTGGTTATCGGCTGGTCTATTTACGAGAGAGAAACAATGAAGAAGAGTACGTCAATGCTATTGCAGATTTGACAGGATATGAAAAAGAATATATTTTAAAAAGAATTAAATATGGAGAAATTTTCCCTTATACTCGAGAAAATGTTTTGATTGAAGATTTGGAAGAAGAAAAAGCCTATAAATTGATGGAAAAAATAGTGGACTATCCTTATTTGGAAGTACAGGCTTATTCAAAACGAAAATATTTATATGATTCTGTGGCTGCTCACAGTATTGGTTATGTAAAAAAGATTTCGAAGAAGGAATATGAATTATTGAAGGAACAAGGCTATACTCCTCGAGATGTGGTTGGAAAAGAAGGCTTAGAAAAACAATATGATAGAGAATTAAAGGGTGAAGATGGATATGAATATATTGAAGTCAATGCTTTTAATAAAATTCAACGTCAAATGGAGAGTAAAGAACCAATCCCTGGAAAAAATTTATATCTTTCTTTGAATATGGAATTGCAACAGTATATGGAAGAGCAGTATCGAGAAGAAGGAAGAGCAGGAGCTTTCATCGCTTTAGATGCAAAGACAGGAGAAATTATTACTCTTGTAAGTTACCCCACTTTTTCTTTAAATATGTTCAGTTCACAAATTAGTCAAACAGTTTGGAACGAAATTATGAATGATAAAAGAAGACCGTTAGGAAACAAAGCGGTAGCAGGGGAATATCCTCCAGGTTCTGTTTTTAAAGTCATTTCCGCTTTGGCATTTTTAGAAAGTGGTATTGATCCAAAGCAGAAGTATTTAGATGCAAATGGATATTATCAAATCGGAAAGTGGAAGTGGAGAGCTTGGAAGCGTGGAGGTCATGGACTGGTAGATATGAAAAAATCTCTTGTAGAATCTGCAAATCCTTACTACTATCGTTTAGCAGATCAAGTGGGATATAAACCAATTGCAGAGATGGCAAAACGATTTGGCTTAGGAAGTCTTACAGGGGTGGATATTCCTGGAGAAAAAATGGGAGCAATTCCAACTCCGGAATGGAAAAAGAAAAAAATAAAAGCCTCTTGGGTAAAAGGAGATAGTATTTTAATGTCTATCGGACAGGGATATGATTTGGTGACTCCTTTACAAATTGCGAAGGCATATTCTATTATTGCAAATAAAGGTTATGCTTACTCACCTCATTTAGTAAAATATTTAGAAGATGTAAAAACAAAAAAAAGAGAAAAAGTAGTTGGAAAAAGAATCGAAGTGAAGAGTGTACCAAAGGCACATTATGATATTATTAATGAGGCTTTGATTGCAACTGTTTCACAAGATAATGGAACAACAAGAATTTTACGAAATCCAAAGTATTTAGTAGCAGCAAAGAGTGGTTCTGCACAAAATTCACAATCGAAAACCACTCATGCTTGGGTAGCGGGATATTTCCCAGCCAATGACCCGGAAATTGTATTTACAGCCTTATTGACAGCAGCCGGAGGGGGAGGAGCTGTTGCAGGAGGAATGACGAAAAAATTTATGGATAAATATGATGAAATGAAGAATCCCCCACCAAAGGTAGAAAAAATGGAGGAAACAAATAATGAATAA